A region of Rhizorhabdus wittichii RW1 DNA encodes the following proteins:
- a CDS encoding UspA domain protein (PFAM: UspA domain protein), with product MKNILLLVHDDEGQEARFQAALDVTRALEGHLTCVDVVVPPQAPAELWDGGAGSALLMAEERQREAANRATLEQRLAKEDVSWSWVDMVGEPGRCLRGAAAIADLIVVDRDPHGAVAGLVLESGPPVLAVPDRARGIALGGRALIAWDGSPEAEAALRAAVPLLGLAEQVMILQVDDGSIRIPAGEAASFLSRHGIHPLVILEKATKGRAEANILAAIAGQRADYLVMGGFGRSRLVEALFGGVSRSLLSKSPVPLFMAH from the coding sequence GTGAAGAACATCCTGTTGCTGGTGCATGACGACGAAGGGCAGGAGGCGCGATTCCAGGCGGCGCTCGACGTCACCCGCGCGCTCGAAGGCCATCTCACCTGCGTCGACGTGGTCGTGCCGCCGCAGGCGCCGGCCGAGCTGTGGGACGGCGGTGCCGGAAGCGCGCTGCTGATGGCCGAGGAGCGCCAGCGCGAGGCCGCGAACCGCGCGACGCTGGAGCAGCGCCTGGCGAAGGAGGACGTCTCCTGGAGTTGGGTCGACATGGTCGGAGAACCCGGACGATGCCTGCGCGGCGCGGCGGCGATCGCCGACCTGATCGTGGTCGACCGCGATCCGCACGGCGCCGTCGCCGGACTGGTGCTGGAGAGCGGGCCGCCGGTCCTGGCCGTCCCCGACCGGGCGCGGGGCATCGCTTTGGGCGGCCGCGCGCTGATCGCCTGGGACGGCTCGCCCGAGGCCGAGGCGGCGCTGCGCGCGGCGGTGCCGCTGCTCGGGCTGGCCGAGCAGGTGATGATCCTGCAGGTCGACGACGGATCGATCCGCATCCCGGCGGGCGAGGCGGCGAGCTTCCTGTCGCGGCATGGCATCCACCCACTCGTCATCCTCGAAAAGGCGACGAAGGGCCGGGCGGAGGCGAACATCCTTGCCGCGATCGCCGGGCAGCGGGCGGACTATCTGGTGATGGGCGGCTTCGGCCGGTCGCGCCTCGTCGAGGCGCTGTTCGGCGGGGTTTCGCGCAGCCTGCTCTCGAAAAGCCCGGTGCCGCTGTTCATGGCGCACTGA
- a CDS encoding PAS/PAC sensor signal transduction histidine kinase (TIGRFAM: PAS sensor protein~PFAM: ATP-binding region, ATPase domain protein domain protein; histidine kinase A domain protein domain protein; PAS fold-3 domain protein; PAS fold-4 domain protein; PAS fold domain protein~SMART: PAS domain containing protein), whose product MVGAVRIRGKMSMGRTIPAVLLALAAVGVAALVQVELAMSTGAAGDYLPLIVAMLVAGLTGGSAAAAIAAVAATGFVVLQGKGAPLDHARAADLAGFLLVAAVIVGLSRSVERTRRRLAQDKLEGYRRAVAASETADELNLLIDGATDHAIYMLDPDGRVTIWNKGAERLMGWSEAEAVGQPIAFFYPPEAVAAGKPAADLDRARQEGRFEEEEWRIRKDGSQFLAHMSLTALYDEHRQLRGFGKVIRDVTEQRAVERQLRSSAGQMRSILSTVPDAMVVIDARGLIISFSAAAERLFGYAEAEMLGSNVSRLMPSPYRERHDSYLDRYARTGERHIIGIGRKVIGQKRDGSTFPMELSVGEAEAGGEPVFTGFIRDLSEAVRMEERIEDLRSDLIHVARVSAMGTMASTLAHELNQPITAVVNYVETVRDMLVEPKAGDLPVIREALAESASEAMRAGQIVRRLREYVARGDVEKTVEDLPALIDVAAKLGLIGAQERGVELRFDVDPLAGPVLVDRVQIQQVLINLMRNAIEAMADSPVRLLRIETRREGDGMVRVTVADSGHGVAPEIEAGLFSAFNSTKAGGMGLGLSICRTIVEANGGRITYERDPGGGSRFHFTLLGFTPEDEHG is encoded by the coding sequence ATGGTCGGCGCCGTGCGGATCCGAGGAAAGATGTCGATGGGCAGGACCATCCCGGCCGTTCTCCTCGCCCTGGCGGCGGTGGGCGTCGCCGCCCTGGTCCAGGTCGAGCTGGCGATGTCGACCGGCGCGGCGGGCGACTATCTGCCGCTGATCGTCGCGATGCTGGTCGCGGGCCTGACCGGCGGCAGCGCCGCGGCGGCGATCGCGGCGGTCGCGGCGACCGGCTTCGTCGTGCTGCAGGGGAAGGGCGCGCCGCTCGATCATGCGCGCGCCGCCGACCTCGCCGGCTTCCTCCTGGTCGCGGCGGTGATCGTCGGGCTGTCGCGCTCGGTCGAGCGGACGCGGCGCCGGCTCGCCCAGGACAAGCTGGAGGGCTATCGCCGCGCGGTCGCGGCGAGCGAGACCGCCGACGAGCTCAACCTGCTGATCGACGGCGCGACGGACCATGCGATCTACATGCTCGACCCCGACGGCCGGGTGACGATCTGGAACAAGGGCGCCGAGCGGCTGATGGGCTGGAGCGAGGCCGAGGCGGTCGGGCAGCCGATCGCCTTCTTCTATCCGCCCGAGGCGGTGGCGGCGGGCAAGCCGGCGGCGGACCTCGACCGCGCCCGGCAGGAGGGCCGCTTCGAGGAGGAGGAATGGCGCATCCGCAAGGACGGATCGCAATTCCTGGCGCATATGTCGCTGACCGCGCTCTATGACGAGCATCGCCAGCTGCGCGGCTTCGGCAAGGTGATCCGCGACGTGACCGAGCAGCGCGCGGTCGAGCGGCAGCTCCGCTCCAGCGCCGGGCAGATGCGATCGATCCTCTCGACCGTTCCCGACGCGATGGTGGTGATCGACGCGCGCGGCCTGATCATCTCGTTCAGCGCCGCCGCCGAGCGGCTGTTCGGCTATGCGGAGGCGGAGATGCTGGGCAGCAACGTCAGCCGGTTGATGCCGTCGCCCTATCGCGAGCGGCACGATTCCTATCTCGACCGCTATGCGCGCACCGGCGAGCGCCACATCATCGGCATCGGCCGCAAGGTGATCGGCCAGAAGCGCGACGGATCGACCTTCCCGATGGAATTGTCGGTCGGCGAGGCCGAGGCCGGGGGCGAGCCGGTCTTCACCGGCTTCATCCGCGACCTCAGCGAGGCGGTGCGGATGGAGGAGCGGATCGAGGACCTGCGGTCGGACCTGATCCATGTCGCGCGGGTCAGCGCGATGGGGACGATGGCGTCGACGCTGGCGCATGAGCTCAACCAGCCGATCACCGCGGTGGTCAACTATGTCGAGACGGTCCGCGACATGCTCGTGGAGCCGAAGGCCGGGGACCTGCCCGTCATCCGCGAGGCGCTGGCGGAAAGCGCGAGCGAGGCGATGCGCGCCGGGCAGATCGTCCGGCGGCTGCGCGAATATGTCGCCCGGGGCGATGTCGAGAAGACCGTCGAGGACCTGCCGGCGCTGATCGACGTCGCCGCCAAGCTGGGCCTGATCGGCGCGCAGGAACGCGGCGTCGAGCTGCGCTTCGACGTCGATCCGCTGGCCGGGCCGGTGCTGGTCGACCGGGTCCAGATCCAGCAGGTGCTGATCAACCTGATGCGCAACGCGATCGAGGCGATGGCCGACAGCCCGGTCCGCCTGCTGCGGATCGAGACGCGCAGGGAAGGCGACGGCATGGTGCGCGTGACCGTCGCCGACAGCGGGCACGGCGTCGCGCCGGAGATCGAGGCAGGCCTGTTCAGCGCCTTCAACAGCACCAAGGCGGGCGGAATGGGGCTGGGCCTGTCGATCTGCCGGACGATCGTCGAGGCCAATGGCGGCCGGATCACCTATGAACGCGATCCCGGCGGCGGATCGCGCTTTCACTTCACCCTGTTGGGCTTCACGCCGGAGGACGAGCATGGATGA
- a CDS encoding two component transcriptional regulator, LuxR family (PFAM: regulatory protein, LuxR; response regulator receiver) produces the protein MDDTRLVHIVDDEEAIRRSTRFMLTTVGYAVECWESGTAFLKAVRHAAPGCILLDVRMPEMDGLQVQQQLNERGVTMPVIILTGHGDISTAVQAMKAGAVDFIEKPFERTALLAAIEAAHARLGRQADEAARGAEAQVMLAKLTAREREVLDGLARGLPNKTIAYDLAISSRTVEVHRANLMTKLGVKSLSDALRIAFAAGLG, from the coding sequence ATGGATGACACGCGGCTGGTGCATATCGTCGACGACGAGGAGGCGATCCGCCGATCGACGCGCTTCATGCTGACGACGGTGGGCTATGCCGTCGAATGCTGGGAGTCGGGCACCGCCTTCCTGAAGGCCGTCCGCCATGCCGCGCCGGGCTGCATCCTGCTCGACGTGCGCATGCCCGAGATGGACGGGCTGCAGGTCCAGCAGCAGCTCAACGAGCGCGGCGTCACCATGCCGGTGATCATCCTGACCGGCCATGGCGACATCTCGACCGCGGTGCAGGCGATGAAGGCCGGCGCGGTCGACTTCATCGAGAAGCCGTTCGAGAGGACGGCGCTGCTGGCGGCGATCGAGGCGGCGCATGCGCGCCTCGGCCGGCAGGCGGACGAGGCGGCGCGCGGCGCCGAGGCACAGGTCATGCTGGCCAAGCTGACGGCGCGCGAGCGCGAGGTGCTCGACGGGCTGGCGCGGGGCCTGCCCAACAAGACGATCGCCTATGACCTCGCCATCTCCTCGCGCACCGTCGAGGTGCATCGCGCGAACCTGATGACCAAGCTGGGCGTCAAGAGCCTGTCCGACGCGTTGCGGATCGCCTTCGCCGCCGGGCTCGGATAG
- a CDS encoding Catalase (PFAM: Catalase domain protein) yields the protein MSDNPQNAGKCPVTHLTTAFGAPVVDNQNSLTAGPRGPLLMQDVWLLEKLANLNREVIPERRMHAKGSGAFGTFTVTHDISRYTRADIFSQVGKKTEMFARFTTVAGERGAADAERDIRGFALKFYTEEGNWDLVGNNTPVFFLRDSRKFPDLNKAVKRDPRTNMRSATNNWDFWTLLPEALHQVTIVMSDRGIPKSYRHMHGFGSHTYSFYNDAGERFWVKFHFRTQQGIDNLTDAEAAAVVAGDRESNQRDLYEAIERGDFPKWTMFIQVMPEKDAETYHVHPFDLTKVWYKSDYPLIEVGEFELNRNPENFFQDVEQSAFAPSNLVPGIGVSPDKMLQSRLFAYADAQRYRLGVNYHQIPVNAARCPVFSNHRDGQGRTDGNYGGLPHYQPNSFGQWVDQPDFREPPLKIDGNADFWNFREDDDDYFTQPRKLFQLMTPAQQQVLFDNTARAMGDAPDFIKQRHIDNCTRCDPAYGAGVAKALGMSAKAPGDLPATPELAD from the coding sequence ATGTCCGACAATCCGCAGAATGCCGGCAAGTGCCCGGTGACCCATCTGACGACGGCCTTCGGCGCGCCCGTGGTCGACAACCAGAACAGCCTGACCGCCGGCCCGCGCGGGCCGCTGCTGATGCAGGACGTCTGGCTGCTCGAGAAGCTCGCCAACCTCAACCGCGAGGTCATTCCCGAGCGGCGCATGCACGCCAAGGGGTCGGGCGCGTTCGGCACCTTCACCGTCACCCATGACATCAGCCGCTACACCCGCGCCGACATCTTCTCGCAGGTCGGCAAGAAGACCGAGATGTTCGCCCGCTTCACCACCGTCGCCGGCGAGCGCGGCGCGGCCGACGCCGAGCGCGACATCCGCGGCTTCGCGCTGAAATTCTACACCGAGGAGGGCAATTGGGACCTGGTCGGCAACAACACGCCGGTCTTCTTCCTGCGCGACTCCCGCAAATTCCCCGATCTCAACAAGGCGGTGAAGCGCGATCCGCGCACCAACATGCGCTCCGCCACCAACAACTGGGATTTCTGGACGCTGCTGCCCGAGGCGCTGCACCAGGTGACGATCGTGATGTCGGACCGCGGCATCCCGAAGAGCTACCGCCACATGCACGGCTTCGGATCGCACACCTACAGCTTCTACAACGACGCGGGCGAGCGTTTCTGGGTGAAGTTCCACTTCCGGACGCAGCAGGGCATCGACAACCTGACCGACGCCGAGGCGGCGGCCGTCGTCGCCGGCGACCGCGAGAGCAACCAGCGCGACCTCTACGAGGCGATCGAGCGCGGCGATTTCCCGAAATGGACGATGTTCATCCAGGTGATGCCGGAGAAGGACGCCGAGACCTATCACGTCCACCCGTTCGACCTCACCAAGGTCTGGTACAAGTCGGACTATCCGCTGATCGAGGTCGGCGAGTTCGAGCTCAACCGCAACCCGGAGAATTTCTTCCAGGACGTCGAGCAGAGCGCCTTCGCGCCGTCGAACCTGGTGCCCGGCATCGGCGTGTCGCCCGACAAGATGCTCCAGTCGCGGCTGTTCGCCTATGCCGACGCGCAGCGCTACCGGCTCGGCGTCAACTATCACCAAATTCCGGTCAACGCTGCGCGCTGCCCGGTGTTCAGCAACCATCGCGACGGCCAGGGCCGGACCGACGGCAATTATGGCGGCCTGCCGCATTATCAGCCGAACAGCTTCGGCCAGTGGGTCGACCAGCCCGATTTCCGGGAGCCGCCGCTGAAGATCGACGGCAATGCCGACTTCTGGAACTTCCGCGAGGATGACGACGATTATTTCACCCAGCCGCGCAAGCTGTTCCAGTTGATGACGCCCGCCCAGCAACAGGTGCTGTTCGACAACACCGCCCGCGCGATGGGCGATGCGCCGGACTTCATCAAGCAGCGGCACATCGACAACTGCACCCGCTGCGACCCGGCCTATGGCGCCGGTGTCGCGAAGGCGCTGGGGATGTCGGCGAAGGCGCCCGGCGACCTGCCGGCCACGCCCGAACTGGCCGACTGA
- a CDS encoding binding-protein-dependent transport systems inner membrane component (PFAM: binding-protein-dependent transport systems inner membrane component), with product MNSTTPIARGLRPFSRMLRVTAPNRADIIAVLLLAGLSILVIRGAEGMAEPLARLRNAPVTLDPWNLPGYALRTTLRMFAALFASLAFTLAIGTLAARSRRAEQIIVPALDILQSVPILGFLTFTVTFFMGLFPGRQLGVELASIFAIFTSQAWNMAFSFYQSLRSVPSDLEEVSRGFGLSPLRRFLRLELPFATPALVWNAMMSMSGGWFFVVASEAITVGNTSVTLPGIGSWLALAIDRSDFTGVAWAVGAMAVVILLYDQLVFRPVVAWADRFRFEQVASTERPRSWAYELFRRTRLLPLLLMPLAGLGRALLMLDPVRAPRPAGRAEARRGVIGDRVWTAAIAIAVLFAAWTIIGYVGRTLDWAEAAAVFGLACLTMLRVLALIAVASLIWVPVGVWIGLRPQWAERLQPVAQFLAAFPANVLFPFAVIAIVRWKLDPDIWLSPLMVMGTQWYILFNVIAGASAIPTDLREAAGMFGVRGWQWWRQVALPGIFPYYVTGALTASGGSWNASIVAEAVSWGDDHLHASGLGAFIADATAIGDYPRVALGIAMMSLFVIAFNRLLWRPLYSFAERRLRLA from the coding sequence ATGAACTCAACGACCCCGATCGCCCGGGGTCTGCGTCCCTTCTCGCGCATGTTGCGCGTGACGGCGCCGAACCGGGCCGACATCATCGCCGTCCTGCTGCTCGCGGGACTGTCCATACTCGTCATCCGCGGCGCCGAAGGCATGGCCGAGCCGCTCGCGCGGCTGCGCAACGCGCCGGTGACGCTCGATCCGTGGAACCTGCCCGGCTATGCGCTGCGCACGACGCTGCGCATGTTCGCGGCGCTGTTCGCGTCGCTCGCCTTCACCCTGGCGATCGGCACGCTCGCGGCCCGCAGCCGGCGGGCCGAGCAGATCATCGTGCCCGCGCTCGATATCCTTCAGTCGGTGCCGATCCTCGGCTTCCTGACCTTCACCGTCACCTTCTTCATGGGCCTGTTCCCCGGGCGACAGCTCGGCGTCGAGCTGGCGTCGATCTTCGCGATCTTCACCAGCCAGGCGTGGAACATGGCGTTCAGCTTCTACCAGTCGCTGCGTTCGGTGCCGTCCGACCTGGAGGAGGTGTCGCGCGGCTTCGGCCTGTCGCCGCTGCGCCGCTTCCTGCGGCTGGAACTGCCCTTCGCGACCCCGGCGCTGGTCTGGAACGCGATGATGTCGATGTCGGGCGGCTGGTTCTTCGTGGTCGCGTCGGAGGCGATCACGGTGGGCAACACCTCGGTCACGCTGCCGGGCATCGGCTCCTGGCTCGCGCTCGCCATCGACCGGAGCGACTTCACCGGCGTCGCCTGGGCGGTCGGCGCGATGGCGGTCGTGATCCTGCTCTACGACCAGCTCGTCTTCCGGCCGGTGGTCGCCTGGGCCGATCGCTTCCGCTTCGAGCAGGTCGCGAGCACGGAACGCCCGCGCTCCTGGGCCTATGAGCTGTTCCGCCGCACCCGGCTGCTGCCGCTGCTGCTGATGCCGCTCGCCGGGCTCGGCCGGGCGCTGCTGATGCTCGATCCGGTCCGCGCCCCGCGGCCGGCCGGACGCGCCGAGGCGCGGCGCGGCGTGATCGGCGACAGGGTCTGGACCGCCGCGATCGCGATCGCCGTGCTGTTCGCCGCCTGGACGATCATCGGCTATGTCGGCCGGACATTGGACTGGGCGGAGGCCGCCGCCGTCTTCGGCCTGGCCTGCCTGACGATGCTGCGCGTGCTGGCGCTGATCGCCGTCGCCAGCCTGATCTGGGTCCCCGTGGGGGTATGGATCGGGCTCCGGCCGCAATGGGCCGAACGGCTCCAGCCGGTGGCGCAGTTCCTCGCGGCCTTCCCGGCCAACGTCCTCTTTCCGTTCGCGGTGATCGCGATCGTCCGCTGGAAACTCGATCCCGACATCTGGCTGTCGCCGTTGATGGTCATGGGGACGCAGTGGTACATATTGTTCAACGTCATCGCCGGCGCCAGCGCCATTCCGACCGACCTGCGCGAAGCGGCCGGCATGTTCGGCGTCAGGGGCTGGCAATGGTGGCGGCAGGTCGCCTTGCCCGGCATCTTCCCCTATTACGTCACCGGCGCGCTGACCGCGAGCGGAGGCTCGTGGAACGCCTCGATCGTCGCCGAGGCGGTGTCGTGGGGAGACGATCATCTCCACGCGTCGGGGCTGGGCGCCTTCATCGCCGATGCGACCGCGATCGGCGACTATCCCCGCGTCGCCCTGGGCATCGCGATGATGTCGCTCTTCGTCATCGCCTTCAACCGGCTGCTCTGGCGACCGCTCTACAGCTTCGCCGAGCGTCGCCTGCGCCTCGCCTGA